The Plectropomus leopardus isolate mb chromosome 1, YSFRI_Pleo_2.0, whole genome shotgun sequence sequence gttttggagccagaaataaccatatttggacaagaagTTAGAGCTGTGGAGGAACGAGGGGCGGACCCGACTCAGGCTGTAGCGACGGCTCACAGTTAGCCcgtcactcaagcagccccgCCGTAAAAGCACCTAACTTTGGGCCTAAATAAATTGTCCACAGGTgagatttattgaaaaaaaatcagtttgtacagttttcatgaatgttgaaattagctatcaggtccaaaaccattttttgtaccaggctgtaaccATGTTAATTAAGGCTataaatttgggcattttcaCATGATGGGGATTTCAAGCCTCAAGTGGCCCtctgatgaactgcagtttttggcacttcagcgATGGCTTCGGAGGTTGCAGcgtgttctcattctgaacattaaaaaagcgccactttgtcagtgctttttggCTTGAGAGCCaaatgccaaaaggcacctttcacatgcaCATGGAACAACGCTGGATGGTGTCAGCTAAGAACGCGGCCAGACAAAACCAGTAGTGGTGTTATGAAGTCCATTGACGAAGTGGCAACGGTATGAGATTGGAGGTTGCAGCTCAGTGGCAATACTTCCAAACAGGGGCATgcgcatttttcatttttattggttCTGTAACGTTATCCCCACCACTCACAGTCGCCAGTTTTCTCAGTTCAGCTGCTTAATCCACCCGTAGAGACTGATCTCTGGTGGTGCATGTTGTGCACTACTACAAATCGCCTTAATACAGCATCTCTGTATCAGTGAAACAGAAATTGGATGGGATGTACTTTTTACAGAACTGAAAATCATCGCTTTAGGATTGCTAAATACCCCGTAGTTCcttgataccacccaagcctggTGTACATGTGTTTGAAAACTTAAATATGACCAGTATTCACGATTGGAGTGAAGAGTTGGTAGTCAGCAGACATTTTGCTCTCACCATGTAACAGTCATACCTGCATGTTGTCTGCCTTTTTCAgacagtgtgttttttactcATCGGAGATGAAGTGGACCACGTAGAGCCTGACGTAGCCGTGGTCCCACacatagagatgtctgtcctTGGGGCTGTAGGAGAGCATCGCCAGCACTCCGCCTGGAGACctcaggtcaaaggtcacattGACCGGCTTTCCCTTCAGCAGGTCAAAAGCAAAGGTGACTCTGGTGTCCTTTGTGTCGGTGACGTACAGGACACCGCAGGCGATGAAGGCGTTGCCGGCCTTGGTGCGTGGGTAGGTGGTGTTTATGTAGGACGTGACGGAGAAGGTCTTCTGGTCCAGCTCGGCCACCGTGATGCTTTCGTCTATGCTGGAGGCAAAGATCAGCCACAGGCCGTTCTCATCTGCGGCCAGTTTGAAGTAGGTCTTGGAGTTGTGGAGCAGGTAGGCGAGGTTGTGGTACAAAGCGTTGTCGATAGTGAGAGTGTGAAGCCTCTTGGTGTGAAAATCAAATCTGAGAACAAATGAGCAGCAAGTTGTTAAGGGAGAGAGTGGAGGCGATTAAAAACCATAGCAAGGTTCTGGTCATCTgtcctgtctttttttgttttgcagccagATTtcatataaaaagcaaaaacagaatacaaaggACATGATAAACATCACAACACAGAATCAACAGAGCTAGAGCAAGGaaatggacattttaacatataaAGTACGCTACATAAGCAGCAGCAAGAGTTCAAAGTGCAAAGGAAGAGTGAGGCATAAAGCCAGGTGCTTTTTGCTAGTCAGCATGTTGACGTGAAATTACTGCTATTCTGATgataatgtatttttgtctgaTTCCTTTTGTGTCCTACCGTCtcattatatgttttatttaatctttttatgaTCTTTGTTGATATATGTAATAGTTTGCTACTTAAATCACTCATTGAATCTGTGCTTATGTTTAAGATCTCACTCTGGTTCAGCTTCGTCTCTGATGAGAATAAATCAAAGCTTTCCTGGGTCATTAAATTAAATCCCACTGCcataaacatcttaaataaaTGGTAATGATCCACACATTTACATCAACACTATGCCCCTTTGCACACAGAagcatattgtaattttattttttgtttaaattatttgcattaggtattaattctgtttttaggAACACGAGCTGTATGTTTATTGTCtgagtttgttttgcactgtataTTGTTTGTTGAGCCACGTCTAAGACAAGTTTGTGTCACGACAGACAATAAAGgtttctaaatctaaatctggtgttttttttattttggattatatttgttatgtatgatgtcattttttatcttaGCACAATATGTCACATGagatgtgctatataaataaactcaaCTTCTAATGGGTGTCCTCAAACAACATCCAGAGGACCGCAGCTTAAATGTATCCAGGTGTGGACGGTCTAGGCAGTAAAATGCAGCATTAGTCCCTCTAAAAACCGACCTTTCTGTTATGAATGTACAAAGAGCTTGGCCTGAATCCTCTCAAAAATCTTATGTGCCATTTTGACAAGATTTCCAAGCCTATTATTATTGGACAGATTTAGATTCCCAAACcaagcaaaacaacaaatgtaatgAAGGAAAAATCTGTCGAAGAGAGTCATCATCCCAGAAGAAAtgttcaaagagaaaaaaaatttgatctCTGATAGCTGATAACTCTGCATCACGCTGTCTATCACCTCACCTGCCGATGCTGGAAGTACCAGCGATGTGATAATAGAAAGAACCGTTGTGAACGGTGTGTCCGCAGCCTTGGAAGAACTTTCTAACATCCACAATGTCGCTGCTGCTGTTCTGGAAGGAGGCAATGCTTTTGTACTCCTTCACCACACGACctggagaaaaacaagcaaaatgttCAATATAAGATCTTACTGTTAGAGATCCTACAGTCTAACATGGTTCTCTGCAGCCAACCTACCAGAAAAGTGTTCTGCCACCCAAATCCGCTCATCATTCAGCTGAGCGGTGTCTTTCATCCACGTGCCAAATGTGCTCTCCATCTTCGTCACATTTCTGGGGTTGATCAAAGACTTAATCAGGCACTCTGAggggaaacaaaacaacaagctgAGATGCTTCATCTCTACCACACAGCGGCACATATTGTACAGATAGACAGAGCTCTCTGAACACACACCGTTCTTCTTGGCAGGTTTCTCGTGTAGTTTCGCAGCCTCCCTTACAGAGGAGGTTTCATCATTTGGAATTGCATGTAACAGCCCTGTTGGAAACAATTTCATTTCACGTTATTCAGAGTTTGTGCAAGGTGTGTGCTTGACAAAATGATTTTACCACGAGCTCCATGTTGTAGCCGTTCTGCAGCTTTCGATCATATCTTACATTCTTCCTCAGCAAATGGAGTTGCTCAGTTTTTGTGGACATGTAGCTACAGAAACAGTAGATGTTTTAATGGAAATCTATCTTTCTTGCTTCTCATGAAAGTCCTCAGGAAAAAAGTAATACCTTCAATTTCATGACAACAACGCAACCTTCATCTCCTGAGGAAGATGATGTGGTATAATCAAAAGCTCTAGAGTGACTACATTGACATTGTGGTGAGATTGTTTTAAGAAATACTGTTTCCAcggtcaagaatgaactttgaATCTAACTGCAGAGTATAGGTCAAAAAGGCCCTTTACCCAGAGTGTGAGCAGCCTGAAGGTTGGCTCTGTGGTGCCTTGTTCTGGGCGGTCCCTGAGGGCCAGGAGGTCCTGGGGGACCAGGAGGACCTGGAGGACCACGAGGACCTGAGACAACATGACAACATCTAAACCCTCTGGATGTATACAAGtagatttattttgaagttagGGATGCAAAATGGTTTAAGCGTTTAGACCATccattgacatcacttttcttatgctgcgtgtaggcgcctttcacaagcatttaaaaatatgcaacCTAAGAAAGATGGTTTCTTTCGAAAATATGGGAAATGGGCAACAAGCAACTGTCCGGAAagttgtattaaaaaaacaaaaaattaaagggGACTAGAAAAggacttgaaaattagctgagggagattattagatattacccaaaaagaaaaaaaaaattaataattatgaatttaaaatgtgtctccttttttaacttttctttttttgttgcttattttcaggtaatcttctTGTAATCTTCTTCTTGTAactctttgttcattttttgggccatttcctaataagttgctcattgacttcttcCCATATTCTTGATAGAAATTAAGCTATTTTGCTCACACCACATCACGAGCGTAAAGCTCTACTTGCCCTCAATAATGACATCATTGGATGGTTGTCCCTTCTCTCCGGGCGGACCAGGCTCTCCTCGCTCTCCTTTTTCACCAGGATCTCCTTTCTCACCTGCAGAAGGACATTATGCAAATTAACACCAAGACTGCATTCATAAACTCAACACACTTGACCCGTTTGTTAAAACCATGAGCTATTCCATTGACTTGCTCGGGTGAATCATGCCGTCGTCTGTGGAGAACAGAGTGAAGTGGGAGATCAGCGGGTAGGAGTATCCGGTTCATTTAGCTGAAGCCCAAAACCACAGAGATGAATAATATTAACAGAGAATGTGAAAGAAAGCAGCTGTTTCAACCTCTTCAGTCATCCACTAGGAATACAATCTGACATCATTTTGGATAAATCAGGAAGCTGAGTGTGTTGGTTTTTGTTCTgagtgtgtctttttgtgtgtgtatgattttaAGTGTGTTCTTCATGGTATTTTTAACCCCCGGTTATACTCAACCCTTTGACTGTTACATTGTACTCGTATTTCTTCACTAAAATGGCCAGCATTGCCCGAggccttaataaaaaaaaagaggatggtGAGTAAAAACCGAATAGAGCCTCAATTTTTccttacctttttttcctcttttcccatCGGCCCCGGGCTGTCCATTCAGTCCTGGGATGCCATCAGTCCCATTGTGGCCGGGCATACCGTCCACACCGGGCAAAcctacagaaacacaaaaaagtccTCACCATGGACTGAATGGAAAACATATTCAGCAAAGATATGGGTCACTAAATCACAAAGGACACACACATTATCACTGGGTTTTAAATTTGGATCTACATCGAAGGGTTCACTTACCAGGCGGTCCTGGTGGTCCTGCAACAGAAGGTTTGAGAACGTTAGAAAATAAGTGGTGGTATTTTGGACATCAGTTAATAGCAGAGGCCAGGTTTCAGGGGCGTGCACATTTATTTGTACcccacaataaaacacaaaagtagacttttctttgacaaaattaaagacattttcaccaCAAATCAATGCAAAAAAGGCACAGATTGGTGCTTTAAAATTCACCGATGTGCAggaaattaaactaaaatttCCTGGCAAAGGTGCTCCAAACCCCCTAGTTTCATATGTGCCCCCCACCCCTAAATGTTGAAACCAAACTTAAACCTTGGTAAGGAGTTTTAAAGTGTATACCATACCAGCGATGCAGACTCCCTTGGTGCTGTTGCAAATGTCAATCAACAATTTTAtctgaagagaaaaagaaatacaaaaatattatttaaatattgcaCAATTCAATTAATGTTAGCTACAGGGCCGGATTAACCAACTTTACTCCTATGGGGTGCTGTAGCAAAACTTAGCTGCCCCCAATTGACCTCCAGTATCACCAGAggtgaaaaatgtaataatgtgtttttattacaacCTTGCAACAATATGCACCCATTAAAATACTCCATTGCAACTAAACTGTTACTTAAAGTTCAtttaaatcagcaaaatatttaatataaaaaaaaatactcatgcAGCAGGATTCCCATGGTGTtttattatgtaatatttttataggaTTAATATAACTGATGCTTAACATGTAAGACGCTGTAATGTTATAGGTGGTCAAGCTACTTTATATGCTGTTAGGCAGTTTAATGTATTACAATGCACAcagatatatactgtatatatattttattatatttcattaactgatgttttttaaatgtaaaatcctGATCTACAAAGTAGCTTTAGCCAAATATGaagtaaaacactgaaatgtagTTAAATAGCTGGATACAGTAGCAGAGTATGGAAATATTTAAGTACACAAGTACAATACAAGTACTTGAGCGCCTCAAGATTACGTCATAATGCAGGTGTTGCCTTAAAGAcccttttacttcagtttatATCATGCCAGTGGTGCAAACTGCATTACCAACAAATTGGCAATTAATCAAATTACCAAAATCTAGGTCAAGAACCTGCAGACCCCCTGATGGTCACAAGCCCCAGGAAAACCAGGGACCATTTCAACCAGGTTTTTAGTCAGCACTGACAAAATAATGACTGTGAACAGTATTTATAAACCTATTTCCCTGCGCtccctcatttttttctctccccacCAGCAGGTATCTCATCTCACCGGCACCATGGAGtaagtcatcatcatcatcatgtcatCCTGCACGTGTGCTTTGTGGTAACTCTGTCTGTGGCGGTGCTTGTGCTTCATCTCATCCTTCATCTTcttctctgcttcctctccCACCTCCTGGCTGGCCTCCTGCTGATGGACCTCCAGTCCGTCCTCCTGCTGAAGCTCCTGCTTTAACTCCTTCTCCAGTTCCTCACTTCTCTTATTCCTGGAGTACTGGTACTGGTATTGAGGCTGGTCCCCTACTCTCGCCCTCAACCCCGCCGCTCCTCTCGGCACCTCCTGGAGGAACTCCACCACCGAGCTCTGCTCCACCTCCGTCAGCTTCGCCCCTGTCTGCTCCAGCAGGACGCGTTGTTGATTCTGCTGGACCAAGAGCACGAGGAGACCCACAGAGTTCATCAGCGCCACGACACATGTCCCATACAGCACCATCCGCTGAGGGAGAGTCATGCTGGGGGTCGGGATCCACATGGTTACCACTTCACCTCCTCTTTTCTGACGGTCACCCACCAACTTCAGCATTCACAAAAGGAATACAGTCCCAGTAAAGCAGAGaattcaaaaggaaaaaatcaaacaggGCAGAGAAAGTCCAAGAGGACGCCACCAAAAATCAAAAGTGGAACGAATCCGACAGGAAGGAAGTCCGTTGAAACTCAAGGTGCCGTCGAAAATTGCTTGAAAGCTCAAAATTGAGTCTAGTCAGTTTCAGTGTCTGTGCTCCAACCGGGTGGTCTATCTGAAGGCAGACTGGTAAATACAGCGCTTGTTGTGTTGTGCGCCAAGTGGAGAAGGggttgtgtatatgtgtgtatgtgtgtgtgtgtgtgtgcgcacatgcaAACCAGTAATGTAGGAGTGGGCATTACACAATCTTCTGGGCTTGTCTGGGAAGAAACCCCCGCCTGTTCAGTCACCTGATTTATATTCAGCTCAACCCATTCTAATGCACCGCCGTGGGCAGactgacatcacacacacatgcacgcacacaaacacacacacaaacacacacacaagcatacacaTATTTATGATGTACTCATAACAGTACTCACGTGCATAACACATGAAAGCATGTATTACACCAGACAAACTGACTTGATGTTTacatagttttacatttttttctttgttgtataACAAAGCCAATCATGA is a genomic window containing:
- the gldn gene encoding gliomedin, whose translation is MLKLVGDRQKRGGEVVTMWIPTPSMTLPQRMVLYGTCVVALMNSVGLLVLLVQQNQQRVLLEQTGAKLTEVEQSSVVEFLQEVPRGAAGLRARVGDQPQYQYQYSRNKRSEELEKELKQELQQEDGLEVHQQEASQEVGEEAEKKMKDEMKHKHRHRQSYHKAHVQDDMMMMMTYSMVPIKLLIDICNSTKGVCIAGPPGPPGLPGVDGMPGHNGTDGIPGLNGQPGADGKRGKKGEKGDPGEKGERGEPGPPGEKGQPSNDVIIEGPRGPPGPPGPPGPPGPQGPPRTRHHRANLQAAHTLGLLHAIPNDETSSVREAAKLHEKPAKKNECLIKSLINPRNVTKMESTFGTWMKDTAQLNDERIWVAEHFSGRVVKEYKSIASFQNSSSDIVDVRKFFQGCGHTVHNGSFYYHIAGTSSIGRFDFHTKRLHTLTIDNALYHNLAYLLHNSKTYFKLAADENGLWLIFASSIDESITVAELDQKTFSVTSYINTTYPRTKAGNAFIACGVLYVTDTKDTRVTFAFDLLKGKPVNVTFDLRSPGGVLAMLSYSPKDRHLYVWDHGYVRLYVVHFISDE